The following are encoded together in the Fusarium keratoplasticum isolate Fu6.1 chromosome 1, whole genome shotgun sequence genome:
- a CDS encoding Thioredoxin domain-containing protein → MAFRASFRRAALARPATVARSFHSTPRAMVRVGQEIPDLDVLVEDSPGNKVNLAEEFKSGNGYIVGVPAAFSGTCSSKHVPSYMNHPKLKEAGQVFVVSVNDPFVMKAWSEQLDPAKETGIRFLGDPTGEFTKALDLGFDAYAIFGGMRGKRYALKVEDGKVKEAHVEPDNTGSSVSMAEQVLG, encoded by the exons ATGGCCTTCCGAGCTTCTTTCCGCCGCGCCGCCCTCGCCAGGCCCGCCACCGTCGCACGCAGCTTCCACTCGACCCCTCGAGCTATGGTCCGCGTCGGCCAGGAGATCCCCGACCTCGACGTCCTGGTCGAGGACTCGCCCGGAAACAAGGTCAACCTCGCCGAGGAGTTCAAGTCGGGCAACGGCTACATCGTCGGCGTCCCCGCCGCCTTCTCCGGCACCTGCTCCAGCAAGCATGTACCCTCGTACATGAACCaccccaagctcaaggaggccgGCCAGGTCTTTGTCGTGTCTGTCAACGACCCCTTCGT TATGAAGGCCTGGAGCGAGCAGCTGGATCCCGCCAAGGAGACCGGG ATCCGATTCCTCGGTGACCCTACTGGAGAGTTCACCAAGGCTCTGgatcttggctttgatgcGTACGCCATTTTCGGAGGTATGCGAGGTAAACGCTATGctctcaaggttgaggatggcaaggtcaaggaggcgcATGTTGAGCCTGACAACACTGGAAGCAGTG TGTCCATGGCCGAGCAGGTGCTGGGTTAA
- a CDS encoding APH domain-containing protein, whose protein sequence is MAGRVRQPVDEAALERYISDNVPAIKTPIDLKQFGFGQSNPTYQITAADGQRFVMRKKPPGKLLSKTAHKVEREYRIMHALEHTDLPVPKTYCLCEDDSVIGTPFYIMEFLDGRIFEDFTMPGIEPAEREAMWRDAVVTLARFHAVDFQKVGLEKFGRASGFYPRQINTWVTICGSQEKAVDVETKEAVGRLPNFDETVRFFKNERLQPKDRATLVHGDYKIDNLVFHKTEPRVIGILDWEMSTIGHPLSDVCNFLTNFYTSKYPGTTPYDVSKFLPGRTPGLPQPEQILEWYTAESGYDPRAEVPWGMAFSIWKLAGVCQGIAARYAARQASSEKAKQYSMTRGPLAKVAWELAKEAGAGKEAKLSMRMKEMVIAGPSMAGNIRRRITLPDPGFDPRADERRPLLGTRLSTGGVENAEAVYSCMTDPHSHLPVYTNIHRIRRDIISVVEDYLSLEQLQDLRINVTVVRPLVDKFYGLNDISIIYCLLVNRAQFLDEQSHLNNRHNVNFTRATLCELIATRILRRFGEAHGGHEGLLLLAHILVAGFEPFQNAPDEIRAEAERITTWVHHKTLPSLEIAIVTESKHFLSSATCQKVVNAIYEGRIVYTPSTFWDIIPDHYKLKPISIYEPRESPLLNQYRLIVPRTRNILESLQFAVLLALYFSVMILRSQGLHNGVEVAFAIFAFGWGLDQFATILAHGWSVYTQNLWSFLDVAFVLIYWVYLVLRIYGWRVGDTNMIEQAYDVLALAAPVLVPRLAFNLLSDNLVFLSLRSMMADFFFLTALSAWCFLGFLLSLLWLGEGAHPIVTISKWMIYIWFGLDGTGIQRSTEFHWLLGPSVMVAFAFLGNTLFLTILVSMLSNTFSNISSNALQEINFRRAVLTLEGVKADAVFAYQPPFNILAVFLFIPLKFIVNPRWFHKIHVAAVKTLNFPVLILIAVAERRLLWPSRVVEDPTEVKVPPPTKSRFWKKWRLTVHRDLRAVFQVPPPDTVHDDIAVDDDLTHHLIRRQFTRNATAELDHNRPNDPSVRRPSRRDSMFPGIPQKLRGSFSDADVLEGTAERLANMERAMRRMETMLSRLVPSSEEAIEDDSNDAELDESGTLRDDNTAASSFRGLMDRVS, encoded by the exons atggctgGCAGGGTACGGCAGCCCGTCGACGAGGCGGCGCTCGAGAGGTACATCTCGGATAATGTGCCAGCTATCAAGACGCCGATTGATCTGAAGCAG TTCGGCTTTGGTCAATCCAACCCCACGTACCAGATCACGGCCGCTGATGGTCAGCGCTTCGTGATGCGAAAGAAGCCTCCTGGAAAGCTCCTCTCCAAGACGGCGCACAAGGTTGAGCGTGAATATCGCATCATGCACGCTCTTGAGCACACTGACCTTCCGGTGCCCAAGACGTACTGCCTGTGCGAGGATGACTCGGTCATCGGCACCCCGTTCTACATCATGGAGTTTCTCGACGGGCGCATCTTTGAGGACTTTACCATGCCGGGTATCGAGCCCGCTGAGCGTGAGGCCATGTGGCGCGACGCTGTGGTGACGCTCGCGCGCTTCCACGCCGTCGATTTTCAAAAGGTTGGTCTGGAGAAGTTTGGCAGGGCATCAGGGTTCTACCCTCGACAGATCAACACGTGGGTCACCATCTGCGGGAGCCAGGAGAAGGCCGTGGACGTGGAGACGAAGGAGGCGGTTGGAAGGCTTcccaactttgacgagacgGTGCGCTTCTTCAAGAATGAGCGACTGCAGCCCAAGGACCGGGCGACTCTTGTGCATGGCGACTACAAGATCGACAACCTGGTGTTTCACAAGACGGAGCCGAGAGTCATTGGCATTCTAGA CTGGGAGATGTCCACGATCGGGCATCCTCTATCCGACGTGTGCAACTTCTTGACCAACTTCTACACTTCCAAATACCCGGGAACCACGCCCTACGACGTGTCCAAGTTCCTCCCCGGACGGACGCCGGGCCTGCCGCAGCCGGAGCAGATCCTGGAGTGGTACACGGCGGAGAGCGGGTACGACCCCCGAGCCGAGGTGCCATGGGGCATGGCCTTTAGCATCTGGAAGCTGGCGGGTGTGTGCCAGGGGATCGCGGCGCGGTACGCGGCGAGGCAGGCGAGCAGcgaaaaggccaagcagTACTCGATGACCAGGGGACCGCTGGCAAAGGTCGCTTGGGAgttggccaaggaggctggGGCTGGCAAGGAGGCAAAGCT ATCTATGCGCATGAAAGAGATGGTGATT GCCGGCCCGTCAATGGCTGGCAACATCCGCCGGCGCATCACGCTGCCGGACCCCGGATTCGATCCGAGAGCGGACGAGAGGCGTCCTCTGCTGGGCACCCGCCTCAGCACGGGCGGCGTCGAGAACGCCGAGGCCGTCTACAGCTGCATGACGGATCCTCACAGCCACTTGCCCGTGTACACCAACATCCACCGCATCCGTCGCGACATTATCAGCGTGGTTGAGGACTATCTGAGCCTGGAGCAGCTGCAGGACCTGAGGATCAACGTCACGGTTGTGAGGCCGCTGGTGGACAAGTTCTATGGCCTGAATGACATTTCTATCA TCTACTGTCTGCTGGTCAACCGTGCTCAGTTTCTCGATGAGCAGTCTCATCTCAACAACAGACACAATGTCAATTTTACGCGCGCCACCCTGTGCGAGCTCATCGCGACACGCATCCTCCGTCGCTTCGGCGAGGCTCACGGCGGCCACGAaggcctcctcctgctggcccacatcctcgtcgccggctTCGAACCCTTCCAGAACGCCCCTGATGAGATCCGCGCCGAGGCGGAGCGCATCACCACCTGGGTTCACCACAAGACCCTGCCGTCTCTCGAGATTGCCATTGTGACTGAGAGCAAGCACTTTTTGAGCTCTGCTACTTGCCAAAAGGTTGTCAATGCCATCTACGAGGGCCGTATCGTCTATACTCCTTCAACTTTCTGGGACATAATCCCCGATCACTACAAGCTGAAGCCTATATCCATCTACGAGCCTCGCGAGTCACCTCTTCTCAACCAGTACCGGCTCATTGTTCCTCGCACCCGGAACATTCTCGAGTCTCTCCAATTCGCAGTGCTACTCGCTCTGTATTTTAGCGTCATGATTCTAAGGAGCCAGGGCTTACACAATGGCGTCGAGGTTGCCTTTGCCATCTTTGCTTTTGGATGGGGTCTGGACCAGTTTGCTACCATCCTAGCACACGGATG GAGCGTGTATACCCAGAACCTCTGGTCATTTCTCGATGTCGCCTTTGTACTTATCTATTGGGTATACCTCGTCTTGCGCATCTACGGATGGCGTGTTGGTGATACAAACATGATTGAGCAAGCATACGATGTGCTGGCGCTCGCAGCCCCTGTGCTGGTTCCGCGGTTGGCGTTCAACCTGCTTAGCGACAACTTGGTCTTTTTGTCATtgaggtcgatgatggctGATTTCTTCTTTCTGACGGCGCTGTCAGCTTGGTGTTTCCTGGGCTTCTTGCTGTCGCTTCTCTGGCTCGGCGAGGGAGCTCACCCCATAGT GACCATCTCGAAATGGATGATCTACATCTGGTTTGGGCTTGACGGTACAGGCATCCAACGATCG ACCGAGTTTCACTGGCTATTAGGACCGAGTGTCATGGTGGCCTTTGCTTTCCTGGGTAACACACTGTTCCTCACAATCCTGGTGTCCATGTTGTCCAACACCTTTAGCAACATCTCATCCAACGCCCTACAAGAGATCAACTTTCGACGAGCAGTTCTCACCCTCGAGGGCGTCAAGGCTGACGCCGTCTTTGCGTACCAGCCCCCGTTCAACATTCTCGCAGTGTTTCTGTTCATCCCCCTCAAGTTCATCGTCAACCCCCGGTGGTTCCACAAGATCCACGTCGCGGCTGTCAAAACCCTCAACTTCCCGGTACTTATCCTCATCGCCGTTGCCGAGCGTCGCCTGCTCTGGCCTTCTCGGGTTGTCGAGGACCCTAccgaggtcaaggttccACCGCCGACCAAGAGTCGGTTTTGGAAGAAGTGGCGGTTGACCGTCCACCGAGATCTGCGTGCCGTGTTCCAGGTTCCACCACCGGATACGGTGCACGACGATAtcgccgtcgacgacgacttgACACATCATCTTATTCGAAGACAGTTTACGCGGAATGCGACAGCTGAGCTCGACCATAACCGCCCGAACGATCCTAGTGTTCGACGTCCGTCCCGACGTGACTCCATGTTCCCGGGCATCCCACAGAAGCTTCGAGGGTCATTTTCTGACGCCGATGTTCTAGAGGGAACGGCGGAGAGGCTCGCAAACATGGAAAGGGCCATGCGCAGAATGGAAACCATGCTCTCACGGCTCGTCCCATCCAGCGAGGAAGCAATTGAAGACGATAGTAACGATGCGGAGCTAGACGAGAGCGGTACACTTAGAGACGACAACACGGCAGCATCTTCATTCAGGGGCTTGATGGATCGGGTTTCATAA
- a CDS encoding Transcriptional activator HAP2, with protein MDYGQYQQQGQNTNSGYANSGAANNITSPTNNINQHTVQTSPIIPQQPHQAQPQGHNMYQPQYGVPQQGMQQVYGMPGIQAAAMAATAAASGSNYGYMPSDPNMPQSSPRMGGATAKKDNRQSPRMNNMTQIPARRMSQVTSPGVPNASTMMSHAGARPGVAPPQMPAAQMQHPQSPEMPAGGGVEESPLYVNAKQFHRILKRRVARQKLEEQLRLTSKGRKPYLHESRHNHAMRRPRGPGGRFLTAEEVAAMERDAGKGDGKADDSAAGDKASGSAGTKRKSAADSSSTNKRAKTDTASPRDDEDEDEG; from the coding sequence ATGGACTACGGCCAATATCAACAGCAAGGACAAAACACGAACTCAGGCTACGCGAACTCTGGTGCTGCTAACAACATCACTTCGCCCACAAACAACATCAACCAGCACACGGTGCAGACGTCGCCCATTATCCCCCAGCAGCCGCACCAGgctcagcctcaaggacACAACATGTATCAACCACAATACGGCGTGCCACAGCAGGGCATGCAGCAAGTTTATGGCATGCCCGGAATCCAGGCGGCCGCAATGGCTGCGACCGCTGCCGCGTCTGGCTCCAATTATGGTTATATGCCCTCAGATCCCAACATGCCTCAAAGCTCCCCTCGTATGGGCGGCGCCACCGCTAAGAAGGACAATCGCCAGTCTCCTCGCATGAACAACATGACACAGATTCCCGCCCGCCGAATGAGCCAGGTCACCAGCCCTGGGGTTCCCAACGCGTCGACCATGATGAGCCACGCCGGCGCGCGACCGGGCGTTGCCCCACCTCAAATGCCGGCCGCACAGATGCAACATCCGCAATCCCCGGAGATGCCGGCCGGAGGCGGCGTTGAGGAATCGCCACTATATGTCAATGCCAAGCAGTTTCATCGAATTCTCAAGCGGCGTGTTGCCCGACAAAAGCTTGAGGAACAGCTTCGACTGACCTCGAAAGGCCGAAAACCCTACCTTCACGAATCGCGACATAACCACGCAATGCGCCGTCCGCGTGGCCCTGGTGGTCGATTCCTCACAGCAGAAGAAGTCGCCGCCATGGAGCGCGACGCTGGCAAGGGAGACGGCAAAGCTGATGATTCCGCGGCCGGAGATAAGGCGTCTGGATCCGCAGGAACCAAGCGCAAGTCTGCAGCCGACTCTTCGTCAACGAACAAGAGAGCTAAGACGGACACAGCGAGCCCAAgggacgacgaagatgaagacgagggtTGA